The genomic window GGTAGTTTGCTATTGTCTCCAGTAACAATGCTTTAAAGTCAagttttaaaatccaaatttataTAAAAAGTGATCACATCTAAAGGCCGAGACACTGATCCGTGTGTCATACGTGCAGTCTGTCTCACGGCTTCAGTTCAGTGTTTTCTTACAAGCTAATGAGCAGCTTCCTGCTGGAGACAAGATGttgaaaaggtttacaaataGAACTTGCTTTCGTAAAAGCAAATGCACGGACACTTTATCTGTTCCATTAATTTGTCTACATCCATttaatattaatcaaattttattatattaattatggtaatatttaaaatacaattgaaaGCGTCAAACAGTAAACTAAACAATCACCCGTCACGCACTTGCACGCGGTGCGGCCATGTGTGTCCCGGCCTCAAACCAAGCTCCACGAGGCCACGCAGCGGGGTTGCCAAAGGGTCGCTCTGCGCAGGCGCGGGAGAGGCCTCGCCGCTCGCTGCAGCCGGGCGCGCCGCAGTACCCGCTGCCCGGCGCGCAGCCCGCCCAGCGCGACAACGACGTGGCGGTGTCGGCGACGAGGGAGCGCGGCGTGGGCACCGTGGTGGACGCCCAGGGCCGCGCCAACGTGTGGCGCAGCGACGACGGCAACACGCGCGTCGACACGCACGGCCGCTGGACGCGCGTGTACGACGGGCCGGCGCGCGGCCAGCGCTCGCACAGCGCGGGGGTCGTGTTCTCGCACCGCTGGCGCTGATCCTCGCCCGTGCACAACAACACGTGTGAACACATACATCTGCCTTGCTGCAGAAACATTGCAAagataactttttaatgtgtctAAAGTAAACCTTGTAGAGATATGTTTCTGCACTGTTCCTAAAACTTATTATTACCTATcaattgaaaaacatttttaaggttatgtaactgCAAAATTTAGTTTTAAGAGACACCATCTGCTATCAATTGGAAACATGGTAAAAAAACAATTATCGTTCTTTTTTGATGTGCATAAATCTGAAATTTTGCAAAAGAATACAAATTTCATTTCTGCAATGTACCCGAGTCGTTGAGATCTTGTTTACTATATAATTGCAAGTCAATCAACCCAGCACAAATAAAAACTGTCACTTTGTGTGAGTGTGCAAATGAGTAATGTTGCAGAATTGGTACAGAGTTTAAAGATGATAAAGTaacttaacttttatttttctaaatcatATTCTGTGCTACTGGATTTACCAGCAAGAGGAAACCACAAGTATACACAGGCACCAACTTTTATGTGAGGAGATGCTCTAGATATTGTGACAAGTTCAAGTGTTCAAAAACACTTAGACCACCTATATCTGGTCCCTATATTAAATTACTTATGGTTTGCAATATAACTTGAAATTTTTAACCTTTATATTTCAAATATGTAGTGTAGGCCAAATATGTAGTGTAGGCCAgtggtttaattattttaatgactgTCAAATTTCAACTAGTTTTATTCCATATGCATGGTAAGATcaagaataataaaaaagtaataatgaCAAACTGGTTACCAAATTTGATTTCTCagagaaatttttatatataaacaatCATTTCTAAGTTGAAGGATACATTTTTCAGCCATATAAAATAGTGTTGATTATACCACTATCAGTAATTTTTCTGTACTGATgacaattacaaattttttccaaACTGTTATATTAATCATAAAAGAATCTTTAACATGGTTTTATTGAAATTGTTATGCGTGTTGCTGTTTAATAAAACGATTTGTTGACCTCTCATTGTTTGTTCTTGATTTTGTTAGTGCTGTAGAGCGGAGAATCCTATGTTTTACGCTTATTACATGGCCAATACGTTTTGggcatttaaatatttagtacttACCACAGACTTGATTACGCACATATCACAAAATCTAAGTACATTTCAACTATATAGGATATAATCTCATGAGTAAGGATACGATCACATTAATGTaatacgatcccatcagtaggataAAAAAGACAGGATATACTAgaagaaagtttttaaaataaagattataACAACGCTATCTAGCCGATAGGggtattattccttcaaattaaaaaaaatagaattccgAATGTGTGTTTTATTTTACATACCTATTTTAATTCTCAGTCTAATAAATTACCTAAGGGGTGTGTTttcaaaggcgtatgtttaccAACCCAGTCGTCCAACCTGTCATGGAGCAAATAAAGCCGTTTTCtgtgtatttttaatataaatttaaatttattatgctgATAAAGGTCATAACAATAATAGTAGGtaataaaacatcaaaatttcGTGCATGCGCCATGCGGAAGCACTCTAGCAACTATCAGCCAAAACAAAGTTTAACTACAAAAAGTTACTGTTCTCCTTACttgttaaatgttttaattaacaatttattatgttGCTTCATATTCAATGCTATGGTTAGTGTGCAGGGTAGAAAAACAGAGACAAAATCAAATAAGGCGTTATTGCCACTACATTAACATTTTTTGAAATGTAacagtgttttaaatgttttaattctgAATGGATACCATAAACTTTGAACTCGAGCATGTCTGTTACAGTGATATGCaattcaagtatggcctcgtcCACATATAGGGTCTTTGTTTACGTTTTGCAGTAACTGAATATAAGtatgtaatatataaatttaatatgccATAAACACTTATTTTCAATTTCTGATTCTAATAACTACTCTTGGCTGTTAAGTTTTGGATGTTTACATTATTGATAATACGTCACCGCGTCAGGATTAATcattttaagattaatttaacAGATAACTTAAGTTGAAAAAACTTCTGAAATGGCCTGCGTTCATCTTCAATGTATATCTGAAAAGTGACGCTAAGCTGTATCGAGGATTTCGGTGTAGTTAGCCAGACATCAATTGATGTGAAACAATGCTTTAGCGGCCTATacgtatgttttatttattttgagacaGATATCTCATGACATCCTACTTAGGAGTGAAAGAAATACAAATTCGTTGCCTGCTCCTGAGGTAAGCCTGAGACGCTGTATGGGCATAATGACGCCCCGGcgtatgtatgcaaaatttaaccCCGAAAGAACTGCATTGTTTTTCTCATATTTTGCGTGTGTTTTGCGATTAAGAGAAATTAACAGTTATGAAAAAACGCAAAATTaaaccttttataaaaaaaagatgtATTGGTCCCTATGACTAGTGGTAAGCCATGGGTCGTGTGACGGATTCCATAATGTACTAACCTGAGATTTAAAGACGATTTCAATTGAAATTTTTCTAGAAATATGGTGACTTGAAATAACTAGTATTTTATGATATAGTAAACAATAAAATCCAGCATAATTGGAACTTTTGTGTAAACTTCATTGTACCCAACATAATCCCGCGGTTGGTATACTTAGGTATTATGTTAAATTATGTGTACGTAATAGGATTACTTAGTACTAGTACTTATAAAAacgttattttaataatattcttttAAACATATCTGATTTCCTTGTGAATACTATTACGCAAGTACCATTGTTTCATGTACAGAGTTTACAAGTTGAGGtcagataataataatttacattttccGGTTCGATAGTCCTCCACAGAACCACGGATTCACTGGTTGATTGAGAGGTCCAAGTATGGTGTGGTAGATTGGGGTAGGTGTCAACAGTGCTGATATGGTCTAAGGACTAAGGACACAGACCACtctctggttagctgagtgaggcaatGGACAAAGTgatgactatgctgggatgggtagccctagCCTCTGGTCATAGACGAAGCTCTAACTCCTTTCCCGATTGCGAATACGGCGTATTCTGTATCCTTTCCCATGGTGGTCCCAGACCGTTAGGGTAATGCTGAGAGTGCTGGG from Bacillus rossius redtenbacheri isolate Brsri chromosome 1, Brsri_v3, whole genome shotgun sequence includes these protein-coding regions:
- the LOC134527085 gene encoding holotricin-2-like; protein product: MQLSVLVLSVGLALCGAVPRYELPGPWPATHQGPFLEREEAAMMPAELLMARERPRRSLQPGAPQYPLPGAQPAQRDNDVAVSATRERGVGTVVDAQGRANVWRSDDGNTRVDTHGRWTRVYDGPARGQRSHSAGVVFSHRWR